The Candidatus Dependentiae bacterium genome includes a window with the following:
- the gmd gene encoding GDP-mannose 4,6-dehydratase: MKKALITGITGQDGAYLSELLLSKGYEVHGIKRRSSSFNTGRIDHLHKDRHESHDAPFILHYGDVTDTSNLIRLIKEIKPDEVYNLAAQSHVAVSFETPEYTAQCDALGTLRLLEAIRLSDQADSTRFYQASTSELYGKVQETPQNERTPFYPRSPYAAAKLYAHWITVNYREAYNIFACNGILFNHESPKRGETFVTRKITRAVARIAHGLQTALYLGNLDAKRDWGYAADYVEAMWLMLQQEKPDDFVIATGKSHSVREFIEAAFLHIGVTIMWQGSGIDEKGYDAAFGTLSEPLVAIDPRYFRPTEVHELCGDASKARTILGWEPKVDFSTLVKIMMHHDMQQLEESIEQNISFFPAHLEKSREVRGRKVDAFE; this comes from the coding sequence GTGAAGAAAGCTTTGATAACCGGAATAACCGGTCAGGATGGAGCCTACTTATCTGAACTGCTGCTTTCAAAAGGATACGAAGTTCACGGTATCAAGCGTCGTTCATCGTCATTCAATACAGGGCGCATTGATCATCTTCATAAAGATCGCCACGAATCGCACGATGCCCCATTTATTTTGCACTATGGCGATGTGACTGACACTTCTAATTTGATTCGACTGATAAAAGAAATTAAACCTGATGAAGTCTATAATTTAGCGGCGCAAAGCCACGTTGCGGTTTCGTTTGAAACGCCCGAGTATACCGCGCAATGCGATGCGCTTGGCACACTTCGACTTCTTGAAGCAATTCGGCTATCTGATCAAGCAGATTCTACTCGTTTTTATCAAGCATCAACAAGCGAACTCTATGGTAAAGTGCAAGAAACGCCGCAAAATGAACGAACGCCATTTTATCCTCGATCTCCGTACGCTGCAGCAAAACTTTATGCGCATTGGATTACTGTTAATTACCGAGAAGCGTATAATATTTTTGCGTGCAATGGCATTTTATTCAATCATGAATCGCCCAAGCGTGGCGAAACGTTTGTTACAAGAAAAATAACGCGCGCGGTCGCGCGTATTGCGCACGGTTTGCAAACAGCATTGTATTTGGGAAATCTCGATGCCAAAAGAGATTGGGGCTACGCAGCAGATTATGTGGAGGCGATGTGGCTTATGCTTCAGCAAGAAAAGCCTGATGATTTCGTAATAGCGACCGGTAAATCGCATTCTGTTCGCGAATTTATTGAAGCAGCTTTTTTGCACATTGGCGTCACTATCATGTGGCAAGGATCAGGAATCGATGAAAAAGGATACGATGCTGCATTTGGTACGTTGAGCGAGCCGCTCGTCGCGATTGATCCACGTTATTTTCGCCCAACAGAAGTACACGAACTGTGCGGTGATGCATCAAAAGCACGCACTATTTTGGGTTGGGAGCCAAAGGTAGATTTTTCTACACTTGTAAAAATTATGATGCACCATGATATGCAACAACTTGAAGAATCGATTGAGCAAAACATTTCTTTCTTTCCTGCGCATTTAGAAAAAAGCAGAGAAGTCAGGGGGAGAAAAGTTGATGCATTTGAATGA